TCATGGAAATCTACAAAAAAGGCAATGTTGCCATCATCAATGCACCTGGAAATGGAGTTGCTGATGACAAAGGCATTTATTACTTTGTACCAAAAATGATTAAATATTACTTAAATGAAGAACCTATTTTGAAAAATGCTCCTACTTATTTGCCATATTATGAAGATGACCTCAAATATGTCTTAAATAATTTCGACAAACTTGTAATCAAAGATGTTGCCGAAGCTGGAGGATATGGTGTATTTTTTGCTAATACACTCTCACCAGAAGAAAAGACAGCTTTTATCAATAAATTAAAACAAGAACCTCGTCGTTTCATTGCTCAAGAAGTCATTGATTTTAAAGGTCTAGAAATTTTAGATGGTGAACAGCTCATTGAACGTAAAGCAGATTTACGTGCTTTTGTTTTAAGTGGTGAAACCACTAGAGTATGGAAAAGTGGTTTAACACGTTTTTCTCGCAATCCAAATAGTTTTATTGTTAATTCATCACAAGGTGGAGGTTTTAAAGACACATGGATATTATCGCGTTAAACAAGGTTGATAATTTAATATGGCTAGGACGTTATAGCGAACGCGTTTACAGCACTATTAAAGAATTTTTTATTAGTTACGACAAGATGTTAGAACATCCTAATTTCTACATCAAATACTGTAATGATTTCAAAATTCCTAATATCTATAGCGATACAGAAGATTTTGTAAAACGATATATAAAAGATACAAATGACCCAAATTCCATCATTTCTAATTTATATCGTGCTTATGATAATTGTGTTATTTTGCGCAATGAAATTGGCACACAGACAATGTCTTATTTAGAACTTGCTGTAAACGATTTAACTTCTCTAAAAGATTTTGACTCCTGCATAATTGATTTACAGAATATCTTAGACCATATTCTCGCATTTTGGGCATCACTCGACGATGAAATAGAAAATTATGAAATACGCAATATCATAAAACTAGGTAGACGACTTGAACGATTAGATATGTATCTTTATCTTCATAAAGATATGCATGAACTTGTAAAAGCTTGCGATATGCTAGAACATCGCTTGGACTACTCTCATATTCCTTATAATAAAGAAGCTTTTATCGAGCTACAATCCATGTTAAAAAATCCAAATACAAATCAAGATAATTTAGATTACAATAAAGCAATATCATTAACAGAAAGTTTAATTTAATACCATGAAAAATATGTATATGGATTATCATTTGAAAATTTCTTTTGATAATAAAATAAATCATCATTTTTTTTCATTAAGATGTTTGCCCAAAACTGAACCGCGTCAAATCATAAGTGATGTGCGCATTAGTTTAGATGCAGATTATTTCTCGTTTAGCAAAGATAGTTTTGGCAATCGATTTTGGTATGGTTATAAAGAACAAGAATCTACCGAACTCAATTTACATGTAACAGCAAAAGCATTAGTAAATTGGCAGAAATACGATTTTGACAATCATTTAAAAGATGTATTTTGTTTACCTACATCACAAACAACTATAGGTGAAAATCTACTACCTTTTTATCAAAGCTGTCTTATTAAAACAGAAAATATCTCTAATGATTATGACAAATGTCTATGTATCATGCAAATGGTACATAATACAATGTCTTATGTTCCCGAGATAACAAATATAAAAACGACAGCAGATGAAGCTTTTTCTTTAAAAAAAGGGGTATGTCAAGATTATGCTCAAATTATGCTGGCAATTACTCGTAAGATGAAAATTCCATCTCGATATGTAGCTGGTGTAATGTTAAATGAAAAATTCACCCATGCTTGGGTAGAAGTTTTCGTTAATAAGCGTTGGTATGGACTTGACCCTACGAATAATCTTCTCGTAAATGATGCCTATATTGTTTTCTCTCGCGGTCGCGATTATAAAGATTGTCTAGTAAACAAAGGAATTTTTTTCAGTCCTGTAGCTGTCAAACAATCCCAAAACATCATATTAAAAGTTGAGGAGGTATAATTTTATGGAAATCACGGTAAGTAGTATTCCTTTACCGATAGATGAACATTACATGATAAAAAAACAACGTCTTATAGGCGAAAATCAAGATACTCCCACTCGCCTTTGCATCGTCAGCGGTATACACGGCGACGAACTAGAAGGACAGTATGTTTGTTATCGCTTACAAGAAAAGTTGAAAGAATTAAAAGGTAAATGGAATGGCATTGTAGATATTTATCCTTGCTTAAACCCATTAGGAGTCGATTCTATCACTCGCAAAGTCCCAATGTTTGACCTAGATATGAACCGCATTTTCCCTGGTGATGCAGAAGGCTCTATGGTTGAATACGTATCCAGTTGTATCATTGATGATATACAAGGCGCTGATTTAGTCATAGATATTCATGCCAGCAATATTTATCTACGAGAAATTCCTCAAATCCGTATTAATGAACAGCAAAAAGAAAAATTATTGCCAATGGCAAAATGGCTGAATATGGATTATATTTGGATTCATTCCGCTTCCACTGTATTAGAAAGCACTTTTGCCTACTCATTAAACGAACGATGGACGCCTACTTTAGTCGTAGAAATGGGCGTTGGTATGCGTTTAACACCTTCTTATGGCGATAGACTTTGCGATGGCATTTTAAACGCTATGATGCACCTTGGCATGATGAAAGTACAGAAATTATCCATAAAAAAACCTATTATAAGTACAGATGGACAAGTACATTTTCTCAATGCACCTTGCTCCGGTCTGTTTATACCAACTGTTCATCATGAAAATCTCGTGCGTAAAGGCGATTTAATCGGTCATATTGTAAGTCCATTAGGTGGCGTCATAAAAAGCGAAATAATATCTCCATGTGATGGATTATTATTTACTTTACGCGAATATCCAATTGTCAATGAAGGCAATTTACTCGGTCGTTTATTGGAGTGTACATTATGAAGAAAAAATTAATTTATGAATTAAAATCCCTTTATAGAGATAGCCTACGCGTTTACGCCTATGAATTTGGTGAAGGTGAAGATAGCGTCTGTATAGTCGGAGCATTGAGAGGTAATGAAGTCCAGCAAATGTATATCTGCTCCTTACTTATCGAACGCTTAAAATCCTACGAAGAAAACAACTACATCACTAAAGGTAAAAAAATCGTTGTCATTCCTTGTGTAAATACTTATTCTATGAACCAAGCAAAACGATTTTGGCCACAAGATGATACTGATATAAATCGCATGTTCCCTGGTTACTATGCAGGCGAAACAACTCAACGCATTGCTGAAAGCATTTTTGATGCAGTAAAAAATTTCCCTTACGGCATTCAATTCACTAGTTTTTATATTCCAGGACAATTTTCTACACATATTCGCATGATGAAAACAGGTCTTGAAGATATTGAAAACAGTAAATTATTCGGTTTGCCATATGTCATAGTCAGAGCGCCTCGTCCATATGATACGACTACGCTCAATTACAATTGGCAAATATGGAATTGCAAAGCTTATTCTCTTTATACAAAAGCTTGTGATTTTATCGATAAACCTAGTGCCAAAGAAGCATGTCGCAGTGTATTGCGCTTCCTTCATGAAAAAGAAATAACAACACTGCCTATACCAGGTGGTTTCCATAGTGAAGTAATCGAAGAAGACCGCATGCTCTCTATAAAATCCAAGACAGCAGGCTTTATGGAACGCTTAGTTAAAGTAAATGAAGAAGTTCATAAAGGTGAAATTCTCGCTAAAATTTACGACCCATATGAACACACCGTCATTGAAGAATTAACTGCACCATGCAATGGAACAGTATTTTTTGTTCATGCTAAAGATATCGTTTATGCTCATACATCTGTCGTCAAATTAAAAATAAATAATATATAAAAAAAGGCTGTAGCAAAATTTGCTACAGCTTTTTCTCTTATTCTGCTTCTTGCGAAAATACTTTTATGCGCTGTTGTCTAATCCAATCGCCAATCTTTTTACCTTTGATATCTTTAGGGCAATCCTTTATGGATACATCATGCAATTTTTTTAAATACGATTTATAATCAGCTAAATAATAAGGCAATCCCTTACTATCTGCTAAAATTACACAGTTAAAACCTTCAAAACCTAAAGGATTTTTTTCTACATCTAATAATAAATCGACAATTTTAGATATTTTTTTTAATCTTCCCGCACGCATATGCTCTTTAATCACGAACAAACCACCCTGCAACCATTTTTTAGGCAAAGTCATTCGCTCATTCCATTTAAGCAAGATATTTTCTCCTATTCTTTCATGACCATAATGATGTGGCAACATCTCTAGCGGCGTAGCTCCTTTGCCTATATCGTGCACTAAACCTGCAAAACGCACTGCTAAATCACTCGTCATGCCCGCTATTAAATCGACAATTTCCATCGTATGTTCAAAAGCATCGCCTTCAGGATGAAAATATTCCGGCTGAGTCTTACCAATTAATGCATGAATTTCAGGAAAAAGTACTTCTAGCAAATTTGCCTGCTCTAACACGCGGAAAAATTTTGACGGATATTCAGTAGACAATGCTTTTTTCAGTTCCTGAACCTCCCACGACTAAAGTCGCGGGGTTCTCGGTCAAGTATTCTAACGAATACAGTATCTCCGAGCTATCCCCATAGTTCCTACGGTTCTTGTATATGTTATTCAAGATTAAGCTATGTTTAATATTCTTAACCCTTCATCTCTAATATTTATAGCTGCATTTACATCTCTATCGTGATGTGTTTTACATTCAGGACAGTTCCACTCTCTAACATTTAAATCTTTTACTTCAATATTTTTATACCCACAAATATGACATAATTGGCTTGAAGGATAAAATTTATCTATTTTGACAATAACCCTGCCAAACCATTTGGCTTTATATTTTAGTTGTCTCATAAACTCTGACCAAGTGACATCAGCTATATTTCTTGCTAATTTATGATTTTTCATCATGTTTTCAACTTGCAAATCTTCAAGACAGATTACATCGTAATTTCTGATAAGTTGACATGTCACTTGATGTAGTAAATTGCGTCTTTGATTGGCAATTCTATCATGCAATTTAGCTACTTTTACTCTAGCCTTTTCCCAATTTGAATTACTTCCATACTATCATCTAATATAATCATGACATATGTATAGCAATATAGCAAGTGTTTATATATTAACTGCCTATTTTAAATAACATATACAAGAACTGTAGGTTCTTCTTTAGTCGTATTATGAGGTCTCGTTCATATAGAAACGCTACTTTCTATACAGTTCTCTTATGAACTTCCGTTACTTTCGTAACGGCACAGACTATATCTTATCCCTCAGCTTTACCTGTTAGAGTCTGTCCACTTCCTCAGTCAATAGCTTACTGAGTACTTCCCTCAAGAGGAATAGTCGTTGAACGTTCTCCTATTCGGAGCTTCGCTGCTGATTGTCCATTTTTCAACACTTAGGATTTAACCTTATGCTATATATCTGATTTTTTCTGCTTTCGCCACATTCACGTTTAACTTTATTTCATGTTTACGTTGTAGTTCAGATATCTTTAGGGCTTTCCAGCAATTCAAACAGTATTGGATAGATCTTAGTCTATCTCTACGTACATGTTTCTATATACGCTGACTATTTTGTTCGCCTAACTCATGATTAAAATCACAAGTGTGCGGCTCACAATAATCAAAAATTCTCTCTTGCGGTTCATAGAAAAATTCATCTTTGCATTTATACATTAAATCCAAAGTGTTTTTTGTAACTGTAAAATTAAATTCACTGGCTTGTCTAGCCGCTCTAAGTGCACGCACTGGGTCATCAGCAAAATGATTTGAAATAGCTTTTATCTGTTTTTTCTTAATATCTTCCAGACCATTATATGGGTCTAATATCTTTTCAGATAATATATCATACGCTATAGCGTTCATCGTTGTATCACGGCGATATAAATCTTCTTCAAGTGTTATTTTTTCATCACAAGTCGTTTCAAATCCTTTATAGCCATGTCCTGCTTTTTTCTCCTTGCGAGCAAAAGCAACTTCACAATTTTTGCCATCAATATTCAATAAATACACAGGAAAAGATTTTCCAATTCTTTTTGCCTCGGGAAAATTTTCTTTAAACGTCGCTTCTTTTAAATGACAAATCATATAGTCTTTATCTTTCGGTGGATAATCACGCAAAATATCGCGCATCCAACCTCCAACAATATATGCTCTACCACCTAAAGAAGCAATTTTATTTGCAAAATCAACTTCATTCATCTTATTTACTCACTTCCATTTTATATGATACAAAAAAAGATATCCCTATTTTAAGAGATATCTTTTTATCTTTATTAAACTATTTTAGCACCTTCACTATCGATATCAAGCACTAAATATTTTGCATTAATTTTGTGTTTCGCAAAAGCTTCTACCATTGCTTTACCGATTGCTTCATAATTTTCTACAGTATATGCAATAAGTGTTGGACCTGCTCCACTTATAGTCGTACCAAGAGCGCCATTTTCATCAGCAACTTTAAATACATCATTCATACCTGGAATTAAATCAGCACGATATGGTTGATGTAATTTATCTTCAAATGCGCCTTTTAAGACATCTACTTTACCTTGACTAAGTGCTCCGATAATCATAGCTATATGACCAATATTAAAGATAGCATCTTTAAGCGGAATTTGTTGTTTTAAAACAGCACGTGCTTTTTTTGTTGGCAAATAAAAATCAGGTATCGCTACAACCATCTTTAATGGGAAATCAGGCAAAAACGATATATGTTTTAAATTTCCATGGAGAAAAGCACTGACTGTAATACCGCCAAATAATGCTGGAGCTACATTATCTGGATGACCTTCAATTGCTGTTGCCATCTCAAATATTTCCTGCACTGAATATTTATTATCAAGGCAAGCATTTGCTGCTACAAGTCCTGCAACTATAGCAGTAGCACTACTACCTAAACCACGTGATAAAGGCACATTATTCGTCATTTTTATATGAGCACCTTTATATTTTGCACCTGATTTTTTAACTAATTCTTCAATACAGCGCCAAACCATATTTCTATTATCTTTTGGTATATTTTCTGCTCCATCGCCGTATATCTCTATCGTCAACTTTTTTTCTTCTAATAAAGTCAACTCTAATTCATTATAAATACTACAGGCGATACCCATTACGTCAAAACCTGGACCGCAATTAGCAGTAGTGCCTGGTACTTTAACTTTTACACATTTACTACTACTCATATTCAATCCCCCTGAGGCATTATTACTCTAATCATATTGCTGATTTCACTGACAACATCGAGATTGTTCAAACGAACTTTTATATCTTCAATTTGACTATTATTGACATCGTGTGTAATCGCTACAATTTCTGAACGGTCAGCTACTTTGCGTTTTTGAATTACAGAATGCAAACTGATTTCACTTTCGCCAAACGCTGTTGCAATAGCACCGAGTACACCTGGTTTATCTTCAACGAGCAAACGAATATAATAACCAGATCTAACTTTATCAGGTGGACATAATTTCTTTTCTTCATAGCATGTGCAACGAATTCTGCCAAAACGGTCTTTGCCCATGTCACGAGCAACATCAATTATATCCGCTAAAACGGCTGAAGCTGTTGGTTTTTCGCCAGCACCTCTACCATAAAACATTGTATCACCAACGGCATTACCATGAATGAATACAGCATTATACACATTTCTAACAGATGCCAATGGATGAGATTTTGGTAAAAATGTAGGATGAACTCTGACATCTATGCCATCTTTAGTATTTTTAGCCACTGCTAATAATTTAACAGCAAAACCAAGCTCTTTAGCATAGCTGATGTCTTCTGGTGTGATTTTAGTTATACCTTCCACTTTTACATCATCAAGACTGATACGTGTATTAAATGCAATAGAAGATAAAATAGCGACTTTTCGAGCAGCATCTAAACCTTCTACGTCAGCAGTTGGGTCTGCTTCAGCATATCCTTTTGCCTGTGCTCTCTGGAGTGCTGTTGCATAATCCATGCCTTGTTCTGCCATTTTAGTGAGCATGTAATTCGTCGTACCATTTACGATACCGATTAAATCTGTGATTTTATTAGCAGTCAAGCTCTGTTTAAGCGGTGTGATAATTGGAATACCGCCACCTACGCTAGCTTCAAACATGAAATCAACATCATTTTTTTCTGCTGCATCAAACACATCTTTACCAAATTGTGCTACAACATCTTTATTAGCAGTAACGACATGCTTGCCATTATTCATCGCTTTAAGCATATATTCAAGTGCTGGATGAATACCACCTAAAAGTTCTACAACAATATCGATTTCTTTATCTTCTAAAATATCATCAGCATTAGTAGTAAGTGTTACCATATCAGATAATGCGCGATGTTTTTCTACATTGCGTACTAAAACTTTTGATACTTCAATATCGCAACCGATTTTTTCTTTTATATCGTGATAATTATCCTGTAAAACTTTTATTACACCCGTGCCAACTGTTCCGCCACCGAGCAATCCCAATTTTATCTTCTTTACCATACTGTATTCCTCTCTTCAATTAAAAATTAAACTTGACCAATTACCTCTAAACGTCTTACGCCACTTATCATGCGCAATTTATCCAAAAGAGCTTCAAGGTCAATATCCATATTTTTAGTTTCAATTGAAACGGTAGCCACTGCTACTCCTTGTAAAGGAATACCCTGATTAATAGTTAACACATTTCCTTTATCTGCGGAAATCATATTCAATACATTGGACAATACACCCTGTTTATTGTCCAATACAAAAGACACTGAAACAATTTTATTAATGCTCGCTTCATAGAAAGGAAGTACAAAATCTTTATATTTATAATAAGCACTACGGCTTAATCCCATCTTAGAAACAGCTTCATTTATAGTCATATTATCGTGACGACGCAACATTTCTTTTACTTTTATTGTTTTTTTAATTGCAGACGGCAATATATCTTCCTTTACTAAATAATATCCTGAATCTTTTTTTGTCATTATCAAAATCCTCCGTACTTGTGTAATGGATAATTTTCTTTATATAGTAGACATTATATCATCTTACAATTAGAATAGCAAAGGGAATTTTACAATTTTGCAAAATTTATCGTTTACCAGCTTTTATTTTATTTTCTGTACCATTCATTAAACGTCCGATATTGGACTTATGGCGATAAATGACAAATAAAGCTGCTACTACACCAAAAGCTACAAATTCAAATGGCATTCCTAATATAAAGGCAAAAATAGGTACACATATTGCCGCTATAATCGAAGCAAGTGATACATATTTACTAATCATTACAATTACAAGCCAAATGATAAAGACAATAGCCGATACAGTTGGCATGAGCATGATTATGACACCAAGACCTGTCGCTACTCCTTTACCACCTTTAAATTTTAAAAATAAAGATAGCGAATGTCCAATGATTGCCACAATACCGCCAATTATCATGGCAGTAGAAGTCCCTACTAAAAGCATTCCAAGATATACACCTATCATGCCTTTCAGTAAATCCGCTACAAAAACAATAAAACCAGGCAATTTGCCTAAAGTACGCCAAGCATTTGTTGCACCAATATTTTTACTGCCGTATTCACGCAAATCAACATTCCAAAAAGTTTTTCCCAAAATCAATCCACTTGGAATAGAGCCTATTATATAACTACAAAGAATTACTATAATATACGATAGCATTATTCATCTTCCTCTTTTCGTCCACGCACGATTAATTTAAGTGGTGTACCTTCAAAACCAAATGATTCGCGCAATCTATTTTCTAAGAAACGCAAATAGGAAAAATGCATCAATTCTGGGTCATTAACAAATATCAAGAATTTTGGTGGTTTAATATCTGCTTGAGTCATAAAGTAAATCTTAAGCTGTTTACCTTTATGAGATGGTGGTGGATTTATAGAAACAGCATCCAATACAAGCTGGTTTAATACACTTGTCTGAACACGCATAGCTTGTTGTTCTGCTACGTATTTAACCAAATCAACTACGCGATGTACACGCTGTTTTGTGAGTGCTGAAGCATAAAGCACTGGTGCATATTGCAAAAATCCTAATTCATCACGGATATCTTCTGTATAACGCAAAGAGGTTTTATCATCTTTTTTTATTAAATCCCATTTATTTACAACGATAATGCAACCTTTACCAGACTCATGTGCATAACCTGCAATCTTTTTATCCTGTTCAGTTACGCCTTCTGGAGCTGAAAGAACCATTAAAACAACATCGGCTCTATCTACTGCACGCAAAGAACGCATAACACTATAGCGTTCTACTGGCATATCTATTTTAGCTTTACGACGCATACCAGCAGTATCGATTAAAGTAAAATGCGTATCACCGTCTTCAAATTGCGTATCAATAGCATCACGTGTTGTACCAGCTACATCACTTACGATTACACGTTCTTGACCTAAAAGCGCATTTACAAGTGAAGATTTACCTACATTTGGTCGACCGATTACAGCAATGCGAATTTCATCATGTTCTATATCATCATCTAAATCTTTCGGGAAGTTTTTAACGATTTCATCTAATAAATCCCCTACGTTAAGTGCATTTGCCGCAGAAATACCAATAGGGTCCCCTAATCCTAAATTATAAAATTCGAATACATCCATATGTTGTTTAGGACTATCGATTTTATTTACCGCCACAATAACAGGTTTTCGTGTA
The window above is part of the Megamonas hypermegale genome. Proteins encoded here:
- the der gene encoding ribosome biogenesis GTPase Der gives rise to the protein MAKPIVAIVGRPNVGKSTFFNQIGKKRVSIVEDFPGVTRDRIYMDAEWLNHQFTMIDTGGIELENDGEGKILASMRQQARLAIEEADVIVFMVDGRTGLTHDDEEIAHILRNTRKPVIVAVNKIDSPKQHMDVFEFYNLGLGDPIGISAANALNVGDLLDEIVKNFPKDLDDDIEHDEIRIAVIGRPNVGKSSLVNALLGQERVIVSDVAGTTRDAIDTQFEDGDTHFTLIDTAGMRRKAKIDMPVERYSVMRSLRAVDRADVVLMVLSAPEGVTEQDKKIAGYAHESGKGCIIVVNKWDLIKKDDKTSLRYTEDIRDELGFLQYAPVLYASALTKQRVHRVVDLVKYVAEQQAMRVQTSVLNQLVLDAVSINPPPSHKGKQLKIYFMTQADIKPPKFLIFVNDPELMHFSYLRFLENRLRESFGFEGTPLKLIVRGRKEEDE
- a CDS encoding homoserine dehydrogenase encodes the protein MVKKIKLGLLGGGTVGTGVIKVLQDNYHDIKEKIGCDIEVSKVLVRNVEKHRALSDMVTLTTNADDILEDKEIDIVVELLGGIHPALEYMLKAMNNGKHVVTANKDVVAQFGKDVFDAAEKNDVDFMFEASVGGGIPIITPLKQSLTANKITDLIGIVNGTTNYMLTKMAEQGMDYATALQRAQAKGYAEADPTADVEGLDAARKVAILSSIAFNTRISLDDVKVEGITKITPEDISYAKELGFAVKLLAVAKNTKDGIDVRVHPTFLPKSHPLASVRNVYNAVFIHGNAVGDTMFYGRGAGEKPTASAVLADIIDVARDMGKDRFGRIRCTCYEEKKLCPPDKVRSGYYIRLLVEDKPGVLGAIATAFGESEISLHSVIQKRKVADRSEIVAITHDVNNSQIEDIKVRLNNLDVVSEISNMIRVIMPQGD
- a CDS encoding transglutaminase-like domain-containing protein, producing the protein MKNMYMDYHLKISFDNKINHHFFSLRCLPKTEPRQIISDVRISLDADYFSFSKDSFGNRFWYGYKEQESTELNLHVTAKALVNWQKYDFDNHLKDVFCLPTSQTTIGENLLPFYQSCLIKTENISNDYDKCLCIMQMVHNTMSYVPEITNIKTTADEAFSLKKGVCQDYAQIMLAITRKMKIPSRYVAGVMLNEKFTHAWVEVFVNKRWYGLDPTNNLLVNDAYIVFSRGRDYKDCLVNKGIFFSPVAVKQSQNIILKVEEV
- a CDS encoding CCA tRNA nucleotidyltransferase, which gives rise to MNEVDFANKIASLGGRAYIVGGWMRDILRDYPPKDKDYMICHLKEATFKENFPEAKRIGKSFPVYLLNIDGKNCEVAFARKEKKAGHGYKGFETTCDEKITLEEDLYRRDTTMNAIAYDILSEKILDPYNGLEDIKKKQIKAISNHFADDPVRALRAARQASEFNFTVTKNTLDLMYKCKDEFFYEPQERIFDYCEPHTCDFNHELGEQNSQRI
- a CDS encoding M14 family metallopeptidase; translated protein: MKKKLIYELKSLYRDSLRVYAYEFGEGEDSVCIVGALRGNEVQQMYICSLLIERLKSYEENNYITKGKKIVVIPCVNTYSMNQAKRFWPQDDTDINRMFPGYYAGETTQRIAESIFDAVKNFPYGIQFTSFYIPGQFSTHIRMMKTGLEDIENSKLFGLPYVIVRAPRPYDTTTLNYNWQIWNCKAYSLYTKACDFIDKPSAKEACRSVLRFLHEKEITTLPIPGGFHSEVIEEDRMLSIKSKTAGFMERLVKVNEEVHKGEILAKIYDPYEHTVIEELTAPCNGTVFFVHAKDIVYAHTSVVKLKINNI
- the thrB gene encoding homoserine kinase → MSSSKCVKVKVPGTTANCGPGFDVMGIACSIYNELELTLLEEKKLTIEIYGDGAENIPKDNRNMVWRCIEELVKKSGAKYKGAHIKMTNNVPLSRGLGSSATAIVAGLVAANACLDNKYSVQEIFEMATAIEGHPDNVAPALFGGITVSAFLHGNLKHISFLPDFPLKMVVAIPDFYLPTKKARAVLKQQIPLKDAIFNIGHIAMIIGALSQGKVDVLKGAFEDKLHQPYRADLIPGMNDVFKVADENGALGTTISGAGPTLIAYTVENYEAIGKAMVEAFAKHKINAKYLVLDIDSEGAKIV
- a CDS encoding M14 family metallopeptidase — its product is MEITVSSIPLPIDEHYMIKKQRLIGENQDTPTRLCIVSGIHGDELEGQYVCYRLQEKLKELKGKWNGIVDIYPCLNPLGVDSITRKVPMFDLDMNRIFPGDAEGSMVEYVSSCIIDDIQGADLVIDIHASNIYLREIPQIRINEQQKEKLLPMAKWLNMDYIWIHSASTVLESTFAYSLNERWTPTLVVEMGVGMRLTPSYGDRLCDGILNAMMHLGMMKVQKLSIKKPIISTDGQVHFLNAPCSGLFIPTVHHENLVRKGDLIGHIVSPLGGVIKSEIISPCDGLLFTLREYPIVNEGNLLGRLLECTL
- a CDS encoding HD domain-containing protein, with the translated sequence MKKALSTEYPSKFFRVLEQANLLEVLFPEIHALIGKTQPEYFHPEGDAFEHTMEIVDLIAGMTSDLAVRFAGLVHDIGKGATPLEMLPHHYGHERIGENILLKWNERMTLPKKWLQGGLFVIKEHMRAGRLKKISKIVDLLLDVEKNPLGFEGFNCVILADSKGLPYYLADYKSYLKKLHDVSIKDCPKDIKGKKIGDWIRQQRIKVFSQEAE
- a CDS encoding ACT domain-containing protein, with the protein product MTKKDSGYYLVKEDILPSAIKKTIKVKEMLRRHDNMTINEAVSKMGLSRSAYYKYKDFVLPFYEASINKIVSVSFVLDNKQGVLSNVLNMISADKGNVLTINQGIPLQGVAVATVSIETKNMDIDLEALLDKLRMISGVRRLEVIGQV
- a CDS encoding alpha-E domain-containing protein, producing MDIIALNKVDNLIWLGRYSERVYSTIKEFFISYDKMLEHPNFYIKYCNDFKIPNIYSDTEDFVKRYIKDTNDPNSIISNLYRAYDNCVILRNEIGTQTMSYLELAVNDLTSLKDFDSCIIDLQNILDHILAFWASLDDEIENYEIRNIIKLGRRLERLDMYLYLHKDMHELVKACDMLEHRLDYSHIPYNKEAFIELQSMLKNPNTNQDNLDYNKAISLTESLI
- the plsY gene encoding glycerol-3-phosphate 1-O-acyltransferase PlsY, which produces MLSYIIVILCSYIIGSIPSGLILGKTFWNVDLREYGSKNIGATNAWRTLGKLPGFIVFVADLLKGMIGVYLGMLLVGTSTAMIIGGIVAIIGHSLSLFLKFKGGKGVATGLGVIIMLMPTVSAIVFIIWLVIVMISKYVSLASIIAAICVPIFAFILGMPFEFVAFGVVAALFVIYRHKSNIGRLMNGTENKIKAGKR